GCCAGCCAGGAACGCGCCATCGAACGCCTGGCCGAATTGTGCCAGCACCACAACATCGTCCTGCTGCAACCTTCGAGCTATCGCGTGTTCGACGGCTCGCGCGCCACCGCCTACAGCGAAAAAGACGAACCGGTGCCGCTGGGCCTGCGCGGTCAAGCCTTGTGGCGAATCGAACAAAGCGTGCGCGCCACGTGCCCGCAACATGTGTTGTTGCGTTTCGGCTGGCTGCTCGATGACAGCGCCGAGGGCACGCTCGGGCGTTTCCTCGCGCGCGCCGAAACCCCGGAAGAATTGCTTCTGGCCGACGACCGTCGGGGCAATCCGACGCCGGTCGACGACGCGGCCCGGGTGATTATTTCGGTGCTCAAGCAACTCGATTGTGCGGCGCCACTGTGGGGCACCTATCATTACGCCGGGCATGAGGCGACCACGCCGCTGGCATTGGGTCAGGCGATCATCACCGAAGCACGCAACCTGCACGCGCTGGCCATCGAAGCGCCGACCGCCCAGGCTCACGCCGCGCGGCCCGACGCCGCCGAAGAGCCGCAACACGCGGTGCTCGCCTGCAAGAAAATTCTGCACACCTTCGGGATCAAGCCACGCGCCTGGCGCGCGGCTCTCCCGGGCTTACTGGATAGGTTTTATCGCCATGGCTGACGGCCCTGTTTTCATCACCGGCGGCGCCGGTTTCATCGGCTCGCACCTGACCGACGCCTTGCTCGCCAAGGGCCATTCGGTGCGCATCCTCGATGACCTGTCGACCGGCAAACGCAGCAACCTGCCGATGGACAATCCCAAGGTCGAGCTGATTGTCGGCGACGTCGCCGACGCCGCACTGGTTGCGCGCTCGATGCTCGGCTGCAGCGCCGTCGCCCACTTGGCCGCCGTGGCTTCGGTGCAGGCCTCGGTGGACGACCCGGTGAAAACCCATCAGAGCAATTTCATCGGCACCTTGAATGTCTGCGAGGCAATGCGCCAGGCCGGGGTCAAACGCGTGTTGTTCGCTTCCAGCGCGGCGGTGTATGGCAACAATGGCGAAGGCGAATCGATCGACGAAGAAACCGCCAAGGCACCGCTGACGCCCTACGCGTCGGACAAACTGGCTGGCGAGTATTACCTGGATTTCTACCGTCGCCAGCATGGACTGGAGCCGGTGGTGTTCCGCTTCTTCAACATCTTCGGCCCGCGCCAGGATCCGTCCTCGCCGTACTCCGGCGTGATCAGCATTTTCAGCGAACGCGCGCAGAAAGGCCTGCCAATCACCGTGTTTGGTGACGGCGAGCAGACGCGCGATTTTGTTTACGTTGAAGATCTGGTCGATCTGCTGGTGCAGGCGATCGAGAAACCGCAGGTTGAAGTGGGCGCGGTGAATGTCGGCTGGAACCAGGCGACTACGCTCAAGCAAATGCTCGAAGCACTGGCGCAGGTGGTCGGTGAATTGCCACCGATTACCTACGGCCCGGCGCGCTCCGGCGACATCCGCCATTCGCGCGCCAACAACCGGCGCCTGCTCGAGCGGTTTACCTACCCTGAGCAAACGCCCATGAACGTTGGGTTGGCGCGGTTGCTGGGTCGCTGAGTTTTTCTCAGTCATGAAAAAGGCGCCTTTCGAGGCGCCTTTTTTATTGCTCGGACATCACCGTTATGGCAAGTGATGAACTTGTGGCGAGGAGGCTTGCCCCCGTTTGACTGCGCAGCAGTCACCATCAGTTTTGGGGCCGCTTCGCAGCCCAACGGGGGCAAGCCCCCTCGCCACAGGATCTTCTTCAATCTTACGGTTGCGGTGTTAGAACTTGTAACCGAGGCCAACCATGTAGATGAACGGGTCGACTTCGACATTGACCTTGGCCCGGGTGCCCGGTGCCACGGCGTTGTTTTCGACGG
The window above is part of the Pseudomonas prosekii genome. Proteins encoded here:
- a CDS encoding sugar nucleotide-binding protein yields the protein MRMRLMLLGGGNALGQALIRLGAEEDIGFLAPRPPQDGWDAASLTQLLDDTRPDALINLAYYFDWFQAETVSEQRLASQERAIERLAELCQHHNIVLLQPSSYRVFDGSRATAYSEKDEPVPLGLRGQALWRIEQSVRATCPQHVLLRFGWLLDDSAEGTLGRFLARAETPEELLLADDRRGNPTPVDDAARVIISVLKQLDCAAPLWGTYHYAGHEATTPLALGQAIITEARNLHALAIEAPTAQAHAARPDAAEEPQHAVLACKKILHTFGIKPRAWRAALPGLLDRFYRHG
- a CDS encoding NAD-dependent epimerase/dehydratase family protein translates to MADGPVFITGGAGFIGSHLTDALLAKGHSVRILDDLSTGKRSNLPMDNPKVELIVGDVADAALVARSMLGCSAVAHLAAVASVQASVDDPVKTHQSNFIGTLNVCEAMRQAGVKRVLFASSAAVYGNNGEGESIDEETAKAPLTPYASDKLAGEYYLDFYRRQHGLEPVVFRFFNIFGPRQDPSSPYSGVISIFSERAQKGLPITVFGDGEQTRDFVYVEDLVDLLVQAIEKPQVEVGAVNVGWNQATTLKQMLEALAQVVGELPPITYGPARSGDIRHSRANNRRLLERFTYPEQTPMNVGLARLLGR